A section of the Halococcus hamelinensis 100A6 genome encodes:
- a CDS encoding xanthine dehydrogenase family protein molybdopterin-binding subunit: MGIDTIESKDIDAEAVLGSAVERREDPALITGEAEYTDDIQRPNMTHMAVVRSQYGHATIEGVDTSAAEELDGVLAVYTGEDVDVPGMIPTGWQLPSLKNPDRPMLATDRVRHVGEAVAVVVAEDRYTAKDGVDLVDVDYDRQDATVDQSDALDDDAPRVHEELDDNVAFDFELGDESATNDAFESAAHTAEVDLENQRVIPNAMEPRAALAEYKPSSGDLELDLTTQNPHLHRLLLPSVLDVPEHKIHVRAPEVGGGFGSKSPLYPDEALASWCSMQLGRPVKWTATRSETYQTDAQARAHQTTAEIAMDEDGTIQAVRVNTIANIGAYLSIFAAAIPTVLYAPLLSGQYEIPSIYCNVVGSFTNTVPVDLYRGAGRPEALYVVERLIDLGAREVDMDPAEFRRHNFIGPDEFPYETPVAVTYDSGDYEPALDRALEMLDYDDLRERQEELRDEGRYIGVGFSSYIEACGLAPSKIAGSLGAQAGLWENGLVRMHPGGKVTAFCGTSGHGQGHKTTYAQIVADELGVPYDDVEIVESDTDEVPEGRGTYGSRSAAVGGSALSTSAGKVVEKARKIAAHQLEADEADIDFEGGEFSVSGAPERSMTIQEVTQQAYLAQDLPEGMEPGLEETAFYDPENFVFPFGTHAAVVEVDPESGEIEFENYVAVDDVGPQINPKIVEGQVHGGIAQGVGQALYEVAEYDDNGSLVTGSMQDYTVPKAEHIPHMETDSTETPSPHNPLGVKGVGEAGTIAAPQAVVNAVVDALEPFGVDHIDMPLTNESVWQAVNESAVADGGTTDEAHEDAASDGGEN; the protein is encoded by the coding sequence ATGGGTATCGATACCATCGAATCGAAGGACATCGACGCCGAGGCCGTGCTCGGGTCGGCGGTCGAGCGCCGCGAGGACCCCGCGCTGATAACCGGCGAGGCCGAGTACACAGACGACATCCAGCGGCCGAACATGACCCACATGGCGGTGGTGCGGAGCCAGTACGGCCACGCGACGATCGAGGGCGTCGACACGAGCGCGGCCGAGGAGCTCGACGGCGTGTTGGCCGTCTACACCGGCGAGGACGTCGACGTGCCGGGGATGATCCCGACCGGCTGGCAGCTCCCGAGCCTGAAGAACCCGGACCGGCCGATGCTCGCGACCGACCGGGTGCGACACGTCGGCGAGGCGGTCGCCGTCGTGGTCGCGGAGGACCGCTACACCGCGAAGGACGGCGTCGACCTCGTCGACGTTGACTACGACCGACAGGACGCGACCGTCGACCAGAGCGACGCGCTCGACGACGACGCGCCGCGGGTCCACGAGGAGCTCGACGACAACGTCGCCTTCGACTTCGAACTCGGGGACGAGAGCGCCACGAACGACGCCTTCGAGAGCGCGGCCCACACCGCCGAGGTCGACCTCGAGAACCAGCGAGTCATCCCGAACGCGATGGAGCCGCGGGCCGCGCTCGCGGAGTACAAACCCAGCTCGGGCGACCTCGAACTCGACCTCACCACCCAGAACCCCCACCTCCATCGGCTGTTGCTCCCGAGCGTCCTCGACGTGCCGGAGCACAAGATCCACGTCCGCGCGCCCGAGGTCGGCGGCGGGTTCGGGAGCAAGTCGCCGCTCTACCCGGACGAGGCGCTCGCGTCGTGGTGTTCGATGCAGCTCGGACGACCGGTGAAGTGGACCGCCACGCGTTCGGAGACCTACCAGACCGACGCGCAGGCGCGCGCCCACCAGACGACCGCCGAGATCGCGATGGACGAGGACGGCACCATCCAGGCGGTACGGGTGAACACGATCGCCAACATCGGCGCGTACCTCTCGATCTTCGCCGCGGCGATCCCCACGGTGTTGTACGCACCGCTGCTCTCGGGTCAGTACGAGATCCCCTCGATCTACTGCAACGTGGTCGGTTCGTTCACGAACACGGTTCCCGTGGACCTCTATCGCGGCGCGGGCCGGCCGGAGGCGCTCTACGTGGTCGAGCGGCTGATCGACCTCGGGGCGCGCGAGGTCGACATGGACCCCGCCGAGTTCCGGCGGCACAACTTCATCGGCCCCGACGAGTTCCCCTACGAGACGCCGGTGGCCGTCACCTACGACAGCGGTGACTACGAACCCGCGCTCGACCGGGCGCTCGAAATGCTCGATTACGACGACCTCCGCGAACGCCAGGAAGAGCTCCGCGACGAGGGCCGGTACATCGGCGTCGGCTTCTCGAGCTACATCGAGGCCTGCGGGCTCGCCCCATCGAAGATCGCGGGTTCGCTCGGCGCACAGGCGGGCCTCTGGGAGAACGGTCTGGTCCGGATGCATCCCGGCGGGAAGGTCACGGCGTTCTGTGGCACCTCCGGGCACGGCCAGGGCCACAAGACGACCTACGCCCAGATCGTAGCCGACGAGCTCGGGGTTCCTTACGACGACGTCGAGATCGTCGAAAGCGACACCGACGAGGTGCCCGAAGGTCGGGGGACCTACGGCTCGCGGTCGGCGGCGGTCGGCGGGAGCGCGCTCTCGACGAGCGCGGGGAAGGTCGTCGAGAAGGCACGCAAGATCGCCGCCCACCAGCTGGAGGCCGACGAGGCCGACATCGACTTCGAGGGCGGCGAGTTCAGCGTCTCGGGCGCACCCGAGCGCTCGATGACCATCCAGGAGGTCACCCAGCAGGCCTACCTCGCCCAGGACCTCCCCGAGGGGATGGAGCCGGGGCTCGAGGAGACCGCCTTCTACGACCCGGAGAACTTCGTCTTCCCGTTCGGCACCCACGCCGCCGTGGTCGAGGTCGACCCCGAATCGGGCGAAATCGAGTTCGAGAACTACGTCGCCGTCGACGACGTCGGCCCCCAGATCAACCCCAAGATCGTCGAGGGCCAGGTCCACGGCGGCATCGCCCAGGGCGTGGGTCAGGCGCTCTACGAGGTCGCCGAGTACGACGACAACGGCAGCCTCGTGACGGGGTCGATGCAGGACTACACGGTGCCGAAGGCCGAGCACATCCCCCACATGGAGACCGACAGCACGGAGACGCCGTCGCCGCACAACCCGCTCGGCGTGAAGGGCGTCGGCGAGGCGGGCACCATCGCGGCCCCGCAGGCCGTGGTGAACGCGGTCGTGGACGCGCTCGAACCGTTCGGCGTCGACCACATCGACATGCCGCTCACGAACGAGTCGGTCTGGCAGGCGGTGAACGAGAGCGCCGTCGCGGACGGCGGGACGACCGACGAGGCGCACGAGGATGCGGCCAGCGACGGAGGTGAGAACTGA
- a CDS encoding (2Fe-2S)-binding protein, translating into MAEHDIELSVNGTAHELSVDSRTLLVHALRDELGYTGTNVGCESSTCGACTIHLDGEAVKSCTLLAVQADGRKVTTVEGLAEDGTYAPIQEGFQKEHGLQCGFCTPGMMLAANDLLARNPDPSEEEIREAIEGNLCRCTGYQNIVNAVEYAADHMDQEVAADGGSETVEGE; encoded by the coding sequence ATGGCAGAACACGACATCGAACTCAGCGTCAACGGCACGGCACACGAACTCAGCGTGGACTCGCGAACGTTGCTGGTCCACGCGCTACGCGACGAACTCGGCTATACGGGCACGAACGTCGGCTGCGAGAGCTCGACCTGCGGAGCCTGTACGATCCACCTCGACGGCGAGGCGGTGAAGTCCTGCACCCTGCTCGCGGTCCAGGCCGACGGCCGCAAGGTCACGACCGTCGAAGGGCTCGCCGAGGACGGCACCTACGCCCCGATCCAGGAGGGCTTCCAGAAGGAACACGGCCTCCAGTGTGGGTTCTGTACGCCCGGGATGATGCTCGCGGCGAACGACCTCCTCGCGCGAAATCCGGACCCGAGCGAGGAGGAGATCCGGGAGGCGATCGAGGGCAACCTCTGTCGGTGTACCGGCTATCAGAACATCGTCAACGCGGTCGAGTACGCCGCCGACCACATGGACCAGGAGGTCGCGGCCGACGGCGGTAGCGAGACCGTGGAGGGTGAGTGA
- a CDS encoding CoxG family protein: MEFNGTFELEDTTVDEVWLALSDPVMIENALPGCQFLVPVEDEDVDFDALREEHGDRDVDPTSDPEVIANRAFEEGQTYATVIGISIGPVNPTFETVVTIDHREQPEMKASGEGSAGDSSFEMNAWMDLDETDDGVEVDWRAEAEVFGRIASMGQRVINPAANQVVKRFFSSVQSEIRDREIADSEAMDAEGDGTAETEESNDGGIVDRILGRSRSN; this comes from the coding sequence ATGGAATTCAATGGGACGTTCGAACTGGAGGACACCACGGTCGACGAGGTCTGGCTCGCGCTCTCGGACCCGGTGATGATCGAGAACGCGCTTCCGGGCTGTCAGTTCCTCGTACCGGTCGAGGACGAGGACGTCGACTTCGACGCGCTCCGCGAGGAGCACGGCGACAGGGACGTCGACCCGACCTCTGACCCGGAGGTGATCGCGAACCGCGCGTTCGAGGAGGGCCAGACCTACGCCACGGTGATCGGCATCAGCATCGGTCCGGTGAACCCCACCTTCGAGACGGTGGTGACCATCGACCACCGCGAGCAGCCCGAGATGAAGGCCTCGGGCGAGGGCTCGGCGGGCGATAGCTCGTTCGAGATGAACGCCTGGATGGACCTCGACGAAACCGACGACGGTGTCGAGGTCGACTGGCGCGCCGAGGCCGAGGTGTTCGGCCGGATCGCGTCGATGGGCCAGCGCGTCATCAACCCCGCCGCGAACCAGGTCGTCAAGCGCTTTTTCTCCTCGGTCCAGAGCGAGATCCGCGACCGCGAGATCGCCGACAGCGAGGCGATGGACGCGGAGGGTGACGGAACGGCGGAGACGGAGGAATCGAACGACGGCGGCATCGTCGACCGGATTCTCGGGCGGTCTCGGAGCAACTAA